A genomic window from Thiomonas arsenitoxydans includes:
- a CDS encoding MliC family protein: protein MNRQKHTFVLRLSAVGAATLAALGALTLAGCATPVNLNQPVPVQQLNPPTPRVTVPPSTYAPVTPQAPQSEAQPLAPAAPITVQPLGPAGVTPAASAPAAPQFAPAPEVSMPQPSAPALPPGAVRFNCQDGSSFIATFGDVSVSLQTALGNLTLDQTVSADGARYRNSAFQVWFKGRQATVTNFLQNTNTVCQQQ from the coding sequence CACTTGCGGCCCTCGGTGCGCTGACCCTGGCGGGATGCGCCACGCCGGTCAACCTCAACCAGCCCGTTCCGGTGCAGCAACTCAATCCGCCAACGCCGCGCGTCACGGTGCCGCCGTCGACCTACGCCCCCGTCACTCCGCAAGCGCCCCAGAGCGAAGCCCAGCCGCTGGCCCCTGCCGCGCCCATCACCGTGCAGCCCCTGGGGCCTGCCGGGGTGACCCCGGCCGCAAGCGCGCCCGCTGCGCCGCAGTTCGCGCCCGCGCCTGAAGTTTCGATGCCGCAGCCCAGTGCACCCGCCCTGCCGCCGGGCGCCGTGCGCTTCAACTGCCAGGACGGCAGCTCTTTCATCGCCACCTTCGGCGATGTGTCGGTCAGCCTGCAAACCGCACTGGGCAATCTCACCCTGGATCAGACCGTCTCCGCCGACGGCGCCCGCTATCGCAACAGCGCTTTCCAGGTGTGGTTCAAAGGCCGCCAGGCCACGGTGACCAACTTCCTGCAGAACACCAACACGGTGTGTCAGCAGCAGTGA